Part of the Chitinophaga parva genome is shown below.
CAAAGGCAACCCGGACCTGAAGCCCACCTATTCCAACAACTATGACCTGATGGGAGAATATTACTTCAGGAACATTGGCCTGGTGAGCGGTGGTGTGTTTTACAAAGACCTGAGCAATGTGATCTTCAGCGACCAATCCACTACCCTGGATGCCAACAATAACACGGTGCTGATCACGCAACCCAAGAACCTGCAAAAGGCTTCCCTGGTGGGCGCAGAAGCGGGCATCAACAAGCGTTTCGACTTCCTGCCCGGTTTCTTCAGCGGATTGGGCGTGGAATTTAATTACACCTATATCCATTCCAGCACCACGGTGCCCCGCACCGTATCCGGCAAAGTAGTATACGACAAAGCAGCCCTGCCCAACCAGAGTAAAAATCTTTTTAACGCCATCCTGTTCTATGAAAGAAAAGGTGTAATGGTAAGAGTAGCGGGCAACTACCGCGGCCGGTCTATAGAGACACTGAGCCAGCAACTGGGCCCACAACTGTACACATATGCAGACAACTACTTCACCATTGATGCATCTGCTTCCGTCACCCTTACACCGCGCCTGCGCGTGTTTGCAGAATTGAACAACCTTAACAACGCGCCGCTGAAATATTACCTCGGCGACCCGCACCGCCCCACACAGGTGGAGTGGTACAGCCAGCGTGGCCAGGCGGGCATCCGTTGGGATATTATCAAGTAAACAATTTCCAACATCAAAAGGGAAAATACTAACCTGACAATCTAACTATCTGATATGAAAAAGATATTTTTCAGCATTGCCTGCTGCCTGCCCTTGTTTGCGCATGCGCAGCTGGCAGATAGCACTGTGCGCCTGGTGCATGTAAAAGGTGCCGTGAATTTCCGTGACATTGGCGGTTATAAGACCAAAGACGGCAAAGCCGTGAAGTGGAATAAAGTATACCGGTCCGCGGATGTGAGCCACCTTACAGATGCAGATATGGATACGCTGCGCCAGCGCCACATCCGTAATGTGCTGGATTTTCGCGGGGTGAAAGAGAGCCAGGCAGCGCCGGATCATTTGCCCGCGGGTACGGCTTACCTGTTGCTGCCGGCTGGCAGTGACAGCCTGCCCAATGCAAAACAGATGCAGGAAGCCATGAAGAGCGGTGACAAGTGGATGCTGGATTTTTATGGTAATCCACAGTACCTGGGCCCGCGCTACAAAGCGTTCTTCAGCATGCTGCTCACCATGCCCCGGGATGAAGCCATGATGTACCACTGCACCGGTGGCCGCGACAGGACGGGCATGGCTACTGCGTTACTGCTGTACGCCCTGGGTGTGCCCATGGAAACCATCAATGCAGATTTCACCGCATCCAACGTATACCTGCAACCCATGTATGGCCGTATGTTCCAGCAGATGGGCGCCGGCATGACACCGGAGCAGGTGGAGCAAATGAAACAGGCCCTGGAACTGCGCCCGGAACTGCTGGCCGCCATGTTTGCCGGCATTAAGCAGCATTATGGTACCGTGGAGCATTTCATGCAAGCGGAACTGGGTGTTGGCCCCAAACAGGTAGCCCAGCTGAAAGCAATGTACCTTAACTAACACTTCCCATCCTCAAAAAACCCGTGCGTGCCATTCCACTGCGCGCGCCTGTACGAAGAAAGCCTTTGCATGCAACTGCATGCAAAGGCTTTCTTTTTTGTATTTTTCTGGTACACTTTGTAACCTTTCCACGCCCGCCGGTTTCTAAATACCAAATACTATTCACATGTCAGAGCATACCATTTTTGCCTGGTCTATTTTCGTGATCATGTTCACCGGCCCTGGTATCCTGGGTTATTACGTGCTGAGCCGGCACAAAGAGAAGATGGAACTGATCAAAAGAGGGGATTATGCCTTCCAGGCAAACTACCTGGAAAATGCGCGCTACGGTGCACTGAGCAAGGGCATCCTGCTGCTGTGCCTTTCCCTGGGTATCGGTATCGGTTTTTTCCTTACCAAAGATGCAACAGGTAGTGCCCTGGTGGTGGGATACCTCATTCCTATACTGGGTTGTTGCGGGTTGGGGCTGCTGCTGTATTACTTCATTGTAAATGCACGCCTGCGCAAAGATGCATGATGCGCTGCTACAACGGGCCCGCGATGGGGATCGGGATGCTTTGAATGCCTTGCTTTCAAAGCATCGTGACCTTGCATTTTCTATTGCGCTCAAGTACCTGAAGCAGCCTGCAGATGCGGAGGATGTGGTGCAGGACGCCTTCATTCGCGTGTTCCTGCAAATGCACCGGTTCCGTAACGAAGCGGCTTTTTCCACCTGGTTGTACAAGATCATTTATTACGAAGCGCTGCGCAAGATCCAGCAGCTGCGCCGTATTCCCACCATTAGCGAAGAAGCGCTGGCGGAAGAGGCGGAGGAAACTGCCGCATCGCCGGAGGAGCTGCGCCTGCAGGTAGATAACGCCATGCGTTGCCTTACGGCCAATGAGTACATGATCGTGAACCTGTTTTACCTGATGGAAAAAGATATCCGCGAAATAGTGCAGATCACTGGCCATTCCGCGGCCAATATTAAAGTATTGCTGCATCGTGGCCGCAAACGTATGGCCGCTTCCCTGCAGGCACAAAAAGAAAGCTATGAATGATGATATGCTGAAAGCCGCGCTGCAAAAGAGCTTGCAGCAGCCGCCTTCCCGTTACTTCAATGAGCAGGTGCTGCACCGTCTGCCTGCCCCGGTGAAAGCGCGCCAAAAACATTTCCTTTCCCTGGACGACGCCTGGCTGCTGGTGTGGGTGCTGGTGTTACTGCTGGGCGGGGCCTGGATATTACAGTCGCCGGCTATCAATAGCCAGCATGTGCTGCTGTTACTGACCCTGGCAGCGCTGGGTATTTTTGTAATGCTCTTTAACCGTATAACCCGTTCTGCCCTGCGCAAGCCGCAATAAATTCCCCTTATTAAAAAAATCGTTTTGATGAAAAAAGTAGCCTTGCTTTTTGCGGCATTGTATTGCCTGCAATGTACCGCCATGGGCCAGAACGGCCGCATCGTCTTTGAAAGGAAAGTAAATGCCTGGGCCCTCATGCGGGCGATGGCGGACCAGCAAGCCTTCCCGCAGGAGCGGTTTGAAGCCTATAAAAACGGAAACCCGGAATACAAGACGGCCCGTTTTATACTTCAGTTCAACGAGGCCTGCAGTTATTTTTACGCAGACAGTGCCGCGCCGGAAGTGAGCATTGATGAATGGTTTGCCATGGTGGGCGCTAAGCTCGTGTATACAGATCTTGCACATCACTGGCAAATGCTGCAGGCGCGCGTGTTTGATTCCAGCTTTGCAGTGGCGGACAAGCCGTGGGGCTTCCTGTGGGAAACAAGCGGTGCCCAACGCATGATTGCCGGCTACCACTGCCGCCGCGCTACCACCTTGCTGCAGGATAGCATCCCCGTTGTAGCATGGTACACAACGGCATTGCCATTGCCCGTGGGGCCGGGAATATTCCAGGGGCTTCCGGGCGCAATTCTCGCCATTGAGCTCCCTACACTGCTTACCACCTGGCAGGCCACGGCAGTATTGCACGGCCCCCAGCACATTGATGTGCCGTTGGCAAAGGCCCCTGTTTCTTATGCAACCCTTCGCGAGGTGGTGTACCGTATGACCAGGAGCTGGGCCACCGCAGGTGCTTTGGTGCTGCAACGGGCATTATTGTAAATGAGAACGGCCGCCCCACCAGGAGCGGCCGTTGCAGGTTTTTAAAAGGACAGGGTGGTTATTTTGCTACACCAGCAGGCGCCTTGCCATCTGCATCCGGCAGGCTTACCCCCAGCAGTTGCGCGATCAGCGGGGCTACGTCTATCACACTCATTGCTTTTACATGGGCGCCTTTGTTAATGCCGGCGCCGTAGGCGACAAACCCGGTGCGGATCTCCGCAAAGTCCGGGTAGAAGCCATGGGTGCCGCCTTTGGCCGCTTTTACCACTTCTCCTTTCACAGCACCGCCAATGGTCACGCCTTTGGCGGCGGCCAGGGCCAGTGCTGCATGCGGGTCTGCGCCGATGGCATCCAGCTGCTTGCGTTCTATGATCTTGAACAGGGCCTGTTGTTCTGCAGGCAATGCTTTCAGCAGCTCCCGCACTTTATGGAGCGTAGCCACGTCTTCCGGGTCTTTCAGCATCAGGAATGCGGAGCCGCCACTGGTGTGGAATTGCGCTTTCCAGTCTCCTTCCTTTGCATTGGTGAGTAAGCCATGTTGCGCCAGGATCACGTTAGGGCAAAAGGTTTTGCTGATGTTTACAAAGCCATGGTCGCCGGTAACGATAATGGTGGTGCTATCCGCAATGCCGGCACGTTGCAGCGCTTCTATTACCGTACCAATGGCGCGGTCTGCACCTGCTACTGCCTTGCGTACTTTAAAACCATCACGACCTTCTTCATGTTCGTAATGGTCTGTGCAGGCCAGGTGCAGGGTGGTAAAGGTGGGCTTGTACTGCTGGATGAGGTAAGCGCCGATGCGGGCCACGTTTTCATCAAAGATCAATTCACCATTCTCCATGGAAAAATCTTCAAAGCGCATGACGCCCGTGGCGTGTTGCTCCACTTCCTGGTACAGGCCCGCGGGCGTAGCATATTGGGCCGTGGCCTTGCGGCGGTCTTTCTCCTTGGTGCCGGCCGCGTAGGGCCAGATGTCCGGGATGTTGTAGTCAACAGGAGCGCCTACCGTTACAGGCCAGATCACGTTCGCAGACGTTTTGCCGGCTTTGTGCACTGCATCATACAGCGTGGGCACTTTAATGCTGTCGTAATAAAAATACCACATGCCTGTGGCGCCCTGCGGTTCAAAGGG
Proteins encoded:
- a CDS encoding RNA polymerase sigma factor, which produces MHACAKMHDALLQRARDGDRDALNALLSKHRDLAFSIALKYLKQPADAEDVVQDAFIRVFLQMHRFRNEAAFSTWLYKIIYYEALRKIQQLRRIPTISEEALAEEAEETAASPEELRLQVDNAMRCLTANEYMIVNLFYLMEKDIREIVQITGHSAANIKVLLHRGRKRMAASLQAQKESYE
- a CDS encoding alkaline phosphatase family protein, with translation MKRVFLATALIMATMAGWAQKAGHVVLITIDGFRPDFYTDASWGMVNLRMMKDSGAYADGVNPIFPSVTYPDHTSLITGVAPAKHGVYYNAPFEPQGATGMWYFYYDSIKVPTLYDAVHKAGKTSANVIWPVTVGAPVDYNIPDIWPYAAGTKEKDRRKATAQYATPAGLYQEVEQHATGVMRFEDFSMENGELIFDENVARIGAYLIQQYKPTFTTLHLACTDHYEHEEGRDGFKVRKAVAGADRAIGTVIEALQRAGIADSTTIIVTGDHGFVNISKTFCPNVILAQHGLLTNAKEGDWKAQFHTSGGSAFLMLKDPEDVATLHKVRELLKALPAEQQALFKIIERKQLDAIGADPHAALALAAAKGVTIGGAVKGEVVKAAKGGTHGFYPDFAEIRTGFVAYGAGINKGAHVKAMSVIDVAPLIAQLLGVSLPDADGKAPAGVAK
- a CDS encoding DUF6249 domain-containing protein, giving the protein MSEHTIFAWSIFVIMFTGPGILGYYVLSRHKEKMELIKRGDYAFQANYLENARYGALSKGILLLCLSLGIGIGFFLTKDATGSALVVGYLIPILGCCGLGLLLYYFIVNARLRKDA
- a CDS encoding GLPGLI family protein; the protein is MKKVALLFAALYCLQCTAMGQNGRIVFERKVNAWALMRAMADQQAFPQERFEAYKNGNPEYKTARFILQFNEACSYFYADSAAPEVSIDEWFAMVGAKLVYTDLAHHWQMLQARVFDSSFAVADKPWGFLWETSGAQRMIAGYHCRRATTLLQDSIPVVAWYTTALPLPVGPGIFQGLPGAILAIELPTLLTTWQATAVLHGPQHIDVPLAKAPVSYATLREVVYRMTRSWATAGALVLQRALL
- a CDS encoding tyrosine-protein phosphatase, which encodes MKKIFFSIACCLPLFAHAQLADSTVRLVHVKGAVNFRDIGGYKTKDGKAVKWNKVYRSADVSHLTDADMDTLRQRHIRNVLDFRGVKESQAAPDHLPAGTAYLLLPAGSDSLPNAKQMQEAMKSGDKWMLDFYGNPQYLGPRYKAFFSMLLTMPRDEAMMYHCTGGRDRTGMATALLLYALGVPMETINADFTASNVYLQPMYGRMFQQMGAGMTPEQVEQMKQALELRPELLAAMFAGIKQHYGTVEHFMQAELGVGPKQVAQLKAMYLN